One window from the genome of Bacillota bacterium encodes:
- a CDS encoding ATP-dependent 6-phosphofructokinase, whose protein sequence is MRLGVLTGGGDCPGLNAAIRAVVAGASQKGYEVLGIRKGWEGLLTRDAVPLTWEDVEGIASIGGTLISTSRTNPARSPEATSTALENAERLGLGALVAIGGDDTLGAASHLQDRGLRCIGIPKTIDNDVGATDATIGFDTAVNVAMAAIDRLHTTARSHERAVLVEVMGRDAGWVALHAGVGAGAHMILIPEVEVNTESMAHYLVNRKRQGYTYAIIVVAEGVKRDGHQGLPDDKTVDEFGHPLLGGVTRIIADEMERISGIQTRYTILGYIQRGGTPTLFDRFLASRYGLAAVELASQGMFGHMVALRGRDIVSVPLADAVSKPRLVPRELYEGLSPLWLPDGTPLGPIPPGTPREWLPGPHPI, encoded by the coding sequence TTGAGACTGGGCGTGCTGACGGGCGGGGGCGATTGCCCGGGACTAAACGCGGCCATAAGGGCCGTTGTGGCCGGAGCCTCCCAGAAGGGTTACGAGGTGCTTGGCATACGGAAGGGCTGGGAGGGGCTGCTCACCAGGGATGCGGTGCCCCTGACCTGGGAAGACGTGGAGGGCATAGCCTCCATCGGGGGAACCCTCATATCCACCTCCAGGACCAACCCGGCCAGGAGCCCCGAGGCAACGAGCACGGCCCTGGAGAACGCCGAGCGTCTTGGGCTCGGGGCACTGGTGGCCATCGGGGGAGACGATACCCTGGGGGCGGCGTCACACCTCCAGGACCGCGGGTTAAGGTGTATCGGCATACCCAAGACCATAGATAACGATGTCGGGGCCACGGATGCCACCATCGGCTTCGACACCGCCGTTAACGTTGCCATGGCAGCCATCGACCGTCTCCACACCACAGCCAGGTCCCATGAACGCGCGGTCCTGGTGGAGGTCATGGGGCGGGACGCGGGGTGGGTCGCCCTCCACGCCGGGGTCGGGGCAGGCGCGCACATGATCCTCATCCCAGAGGTGGAGGTCAACACGGAGAGCATGGCCCACTACCTGGTGAACAGGAAGCGGCAGGGATACACCTATGCCATCATCGTGGTGGCTGAGGGGGTCAAGAGGGACGGGCACCAGGGGCTGCCTGATGACAAGACGGTGGACGAATTCGGGCACCCCCTCCTGGGTGGGGTAACCCGGATCATCGCGGACGAGATGGAACGGATTAGCGGCATCCAGACGCGCTACACAATCCTGGGCTACATCCAGCGTGGCGGGACCCCTACCTTGTTTGACCGGTTCCTGGCCAGCCGGTACGGCCTGGCGGCGGTGGAACTGGCGTCACAGGGCATGTTCGGTCACATGGTTGCCTTGCGGGGACGTGATATCGTATCGGTGCCCCTGGCGGATGCCGTCTCAAAGCCCCGGTTAGTCCCCAGGGAATTGTATGAGGGCTTGAGCCCACTGTGGCTTCCTGATGGCACGCCCCTCGGCCCTATCCCGCCAGGGACGCCCCGGGAGTGGCTGCCAGGACCACACCCCATCTAG
- a CDS encoding ATP-binding protein, which yields MRKNLMSRLMAANLLVIGVTVLALGFVFLGLLRQYIYSSREADLIAKGQEVSRLTLDYLRGEVDEETATYLLDSLDRILGARVWLVNRRGLIVIESRQGHFRGTHLDPEDLRQVMNGEPISRIHMMPRYGRQVMTVAVPVVDPEGGEVLGALFLHAPLTGLHATVARYFGFLLLAAAASLGLATILGYGLARGIARPLSDMTRAAGKMAQGELDTRVRVPGGDEVGELAKSLNHLATSLQGTIGALTEEKARFLSMVASMEEGVVGFDPRGNPVFLNDAARRLLGFSQAPPEVITLVQDVLATGEPAGISLDIRARRLRAQASPIRVAGGGAVVVLLDVSEADRLERMRREFTANLSHELRTPLTAMRGFIEPLLDGTVTGEDTRRRYLEIIRAETERLGRLVNDMLDMARLEAGKAQLDIASFSLASVAGSALAKVSPGASEKGVRLEGGVPGVDVMGDRDRIEQVLLNLLDNAVRYTARGGRVTLDAEVSESSVTVTVTDTGVGIAPEEIPLLWDRFYKADRSRGKKAGTGLGLAIVRQIVEAHGERVWVESEPGRGSIFAFTLARAPWDPAKSGP from the coding sequence GTGCGAAAGAACCTGATGAGCCGGCTGATGGCCGCAAACCTGCTGGTCATAGGTGTGACCGTGCTTGCCCTTGGCTTCGTGTTCCTGGGGCTTTTGCGCCAGTACATCTACTCCTCCCGGGAGGCCGACCTGATAGCCAAGGGACAGGAGGTGTCCCGTCTCACCCTGGACTACCTCAGGGGCGAGGTGGATGAGGAGACTGCCACGTACCTCCTTGACTCCCTGGACAGGATACTCGGGGCCCGGGTGTGGCTGGTGAACCGCCGTGGCCTCATAGTAATCGAGTCCAGGCAGGGGCATTTCCGGGGTACTCACCTTGACCCCGAGGATCTAAGGCAGGTGATGAACGGAGAACCCATTTCCAGGATCCACATGATGCCGCGCTACGGCCGCCAGGTGATGACGGTCGCCGTCCCGGTTGTGGACCCAGAGGGCGGGGAGGTGCTGGGGGCCCTTTTCCTTCACGCACCCCTGACAGGGCTCCATGCCACCGTGGCTCGCTACTTCGGGTTCCTGCTCCTGGCGGCCGCCGCCTCGCTGGGTCTTGCCACCATCCTGGGATATGGCCTGGCCAGGGGCATAGCACGCCCGCTGTCGGATATGACCCGGGCCGCCGGGAAAATGGCCCAGGGTGAGCTGGATACCCGGGTGAGGGTGCCCGGGGGTGACGAGGTGGGGGAACTGGCAAAGTCCCTGAACCACCTGGCCACTAGCCTCCAGGGGACAATAGGGGCCCTGACAGAGGAGAAGGCCCGGTTCCTGTCCATGGTGGCCAGCATGGAGGAGGGCGTCGTGGGCTTTGACCCCAGGGGGAACCCGGTTTTCCTGAATGACGCCGCCCGGCGGCTCCTGGGATTCTCCCAGGCGCCTCCGGAGGTCATCACGCTGGTCCAGGACGTGCTGGCTACTGGTGAGCCCGCGGGCATCTCCCTGGACATCAGGGCGCGGAGGCTCAGGGCCCAGGCGTCTCCCATCCGGGTGGCGGGTGGCGGGGCCGTCGTGGTGCTGCTGGACGTGAGCGAGGCGGACAGGCTTGAGCGAATGCGGAGGGAATTCACGGCCAACCTTTCGCATGAGCTCCGCACGCCGCTAACCGCCATGAGGGGCTTCATCGAGCCCCTCCTGGACGGTACCGTCACGGGTGAGGATACGCGCAGGCGCTACCTGGAGATCATACGGGCAGAGACAGAGAGGCTGGGACGGCTGGTCAATGACATGCTGGACATGGCACGGCTTGAGGCGGGGAAGGCCCAGCTGGACATTGCCAGTTTCTCCCTGGCCAGCGTTGCGGGGTCAGCCCTGGCCAAGGTGTCACCCGGTGCCTCGGAAAAGGGTGTACGCCTTGAGGGAGGGGTTCCTGGCGTTGACGTTATGGGGGACCGGGACAGGATAGAGCAGGTGCTCCTGAACCTCTTGGATAACGCTGTGCGCTACACCGCCCGAGGAGGCAGGGTGACCTTGGACGCCGAGGTTTCGGAATCGTCGGTGACGGTGACAGTCACCGATACCGGGGTGGGCATAGCGCCGGAAGAGATCCCTCTCCTGTGGGATCGGTTCTACAAGGCGGACAGGTCCCGGGGGAAAAAGGCGGGGACGGGTCTTGGCCTTGCCATAGTGCGCCAAATTGTGGAGGCCCACGGCGAGCGGGTTTGGGTTGAGAGCGAGCCCGGGCGGGGTTCAATCTTCGCCTTCACGCTGGCCCGGGCGCCCTGGGATCCAGCGAAGTCAGGGCCCTAG
- a CDS encoding response regulator transcription factor — protein MVTRWKVLVVEDDPNVVELVSLYLEKEGLEVSLAIDGEAALRALRLGCYDLVILDIMLPGMDGLEVCREIRKESSVPIIMLTARDEDLDKILGLELGADDYVTKPFNPRELLARVKAVLRRFVDRQGDGRIVRGNLEVNIQDYYARINGKTLQVTPRETELLYFLASHPGKVFTREQLLENVWGYEYLGDARTVDTHVKRLRQKLRPAQGWEIKTIWGVGYKFDTSA, from the coding sequence TTGGTGACGCGCTGGAAGGTGCTGGTTGTGGAGGACGATCCCAACGTTGTTGAGCTCGTTTCCCTGTACCTGGAGAAGGAAGGACTTGAGGTGTCCTTGGCCATCGACGGTGAGGCAGCACTGAGGGCCTTGCGTCTTGGGTGTTACGACCTGGTGATCCTCGACATCATGCTCCCTGGAATGGATGGCTTGGAGGTATGCCGGGAGATAAGGAAGGAATCCTCTGTGCCCATAATAATGCTTACCGCCAGGGACGAGGATCTGGACAAGATCCTGGGACTGGAACTGGGAGCCGATGACTACGTCACAAAACCGTTCAACCCCCGGGAACTCCTGGCCAGGGTGAAAGCGGTGCTGAGACGGTTCGTGGATAGGCAGGGGGACGGCCGCATCGTCCGGGGGAACCTGGAGGTGAACATCCAGGACTACTATGCCCGGATCAACGGTAAGACACTGCAGGTGACCCCCAGGGAAACGGAACTCCTTTACTTCCTCGCCTCTCACCCGGGGAAGGTGTTCACGAGGGAGCAGCTGCTGGAGAATGTGTGGGGGTATGAGTACCTGGGGGACGCCAGGACTGTGGACACCCACGTGAAGCGCCTCAGGCAGAAGCTCCGGCCAGCCCAGGGATGGGAGATCAAGACCATCTGGGGTGTGGGCTACAAGTTTGACACCAGCGCTTAG
- a CDS encoding periplasmic heavy metal sensor: MNRKIIILGAAVAALLLVSHAALAFGPAGGMGMQVDGSEAECAGGFWGDLELSSSQAAAIEALKKEFILEKAPLVTELRLRLTEVWRLRVEEEADPAAREAKRQEVQDLKKELQALGEAHREDLMEVLTPEQRAVLESRSPGGCFGRGGMGRLAKRS; the protein is encoded by the coding sequence GTGAACAGGAAGATCATCATACTTGGGGCGGCAGTAGCAGCTTTACTGCTGGTCTCCCATGCCGCCCTGGCCTTCGGGCCTGCAGGGGGCATGGGCATGCAAGTTGACGGGTCGGAAGCGGAGTGCGCCGGCGGTTTCTGGGGAGACCTGGAACTCAGTTCCTCCCAGGCCGCCGCCATCGAGGCCCTGAAGAAGGAATTCATCCTGGAAAAGGCGCCCCTGGTGACTGAGCTCAGGCTAAGGCTGACCGAGGTGTGGCGCCTGAGGGTCGAAGAAGAGGCAGACCCCGCTGCCAGGGAAGCCAAACGCCAGGAGGTGCAGGATCTCAAAAAGGAGCTCCAGGCCCTGGGTGAGGCGCACCGGGAGGATCTCATGGAAGTGCTCACCCCCGAGCAGAGGGCGGTCCTGGAGAGCAGGAGTCCTGGAGGGTGCTTCGGCCGGGGCGGCATGGGACGCTTGGCAAAGAGGTCATAG